The Geoglobus acetivorans genome window below encodes:
- a CDS encoding nitrite/sulfite reductase encodes MEISIDIGDISKFVGKYSLGRDNGSGSAHFLRIKIPAGQVESEKLRKIAALSEKYGRGYAEVTDRQSIQLHWIEPEKALEIFENLYEMGYYTDMCGQGFSGACFGDVRNIVSCPLSGKITDFDVSKHAIKLTEYFTGNPEFLDLPRKFKIAFTGCGGDCVRLGINDLGMFGMEYEGEHGFVPFVGGSIGASQPGPNLAKSLGIFVPEKKAFDFVKTVVEIHRDNSSRESKVKARFKNLVNQWGIERLRDEIESITGEFERVEMFTPAPSDHNGSGEQVNGLYYYTLPLVGGVLDAEKLVFIADMADKHGDGEVRLTPEQNVTFVDVKDVEKLKEDLSRVFDVKEGAMYYSSIGCASNFCGRTNEPHAKDVLKKLMEICERKGIKDVRIHVSGCRNACGCHHVGEIGLVGRLVKTDEGIVQGYDLLYGGDFAGLKMAKVHAEGLYGDKLFEEFEKLLEGIKNGTETETD; translated from the coding sequence ATGGAGATTTCGATAGATATTGGAGACATTTCAAAATTTGTGGGAAAATACTCGCTCGGTAGGGACAATGGCAGTGGTTCGGCTCATTTTCTGAGGATCAAGATACCCGCCGGTCAGGTGGAGTCTGAAAAGCTGAGAAAGATAGCAGCGCTTTCGGAAAAATATGGGAGAGGATATGCAGAAGTTACTGACAGGCAGAGCATTCAGCTTCACTGGATCGAGCCGGAAAAGGCACTGGAAATCTTCGAAAACCTCTACGAAATGGGGTACTACACAGACATGTGCGGCCAGGGCTTCAGCGGTGCGTGCTTTGGAGACGTCAGAAACATCGTGTCCTGTCCGCTCAGCGGCAAGATAACTGATTTCGACGTTTCAAAACATGCCATAAAGCTGACAGAGTATTTCACGGGAAATCCGGAATTCCTCGATCTGCCGAGAAAATTCAAAATAGCCTTTACCGGATGCGGCGGAGACTGCGTTAGGCTTGGAATCAACGACCTGGGAATGTTCGGGATGGAGTATGAGGGGGAGCACGGGTTCGTTCCGTTTGTCGGAGGCAGCATTGGTGCAAGTCAGCCCGGACCGAACCTCGCAAAGAGCCTCGGAATATTCGTGCCAGAGAAAAAAGCATTCGACTTCGTGAAGACCGTGGTTGAGATACACAGGGACAATTCAAGCAGGGAGAGCAAGGTCAAGGCGAGATTCAAAAACCTCGTGAACCAGTGGGGCATCGAGAGGCTGAGGGATGAGATCGAGAGCATAACGGGTGAATTCGAGAGAGTGGAGATGTTCACACCCGCACCTTCCGACCATAACGGGTCGGGAGAGCAGGTCAATGGTCTTTACTACTACACGCTGCCCCTTGTTGGGGGCGTTCTCGATGCCGAGAAGCTCGTCTTCATTGCAGACATGGCAGACAAACACGGGGATGGCGAGGTTAGGCTAACACCGGAACAGAACGTAACCTTCGTCGATGTTAAGGATGTTGAAAAGCTGAAAGAAGACCTTTCAAGGGTTTTTGATGTTAAGGAAGGTGCCATGTACTATTCCTCAATCGGATGTGCATCCAACTTCTGCGGCAGAACGAATGAGCCGCACGCAAAGGATGTTCTCAAAAAGCTGATGGAGATATGCGAGAGGAAGGGAATTAAAGACGTCAGAATACACGTTTCCGGATGCAGAAATGCATGTGGATGCCACCATGTTGGCGAAATCGGACTTGTTGGGAGGCTGGTCAAGACGGATGAGGGTATCGTCCAGGGTTACGACCTTCTCTACGGCGGAGATTTCGCCGGGCTGAAAATGGCGAAGGTTCATGCTGAAGGACTGTATGGAGATAAGCTGTTCGAGGAATTTGAAAAACTGCTGGAGGGGATAAAAAATGGAACTGAAACTGAAACAGATTGA
- a CDS encoding 4Fe-4S binding protein: MIVFDLEKCIKCRKCERICPTLTIGFDEFPRLAYPEKCWHCCACIKECPAEAIRLRLPPHIGDQRYEMLVKDEGKSMIFQILFEGRKIDEMKIQVRK, encoded by the coding sequence ATGATTGTCTTCGATCTCGAAAAATGCATAAAATGCAGAAAGTGTGAAAGGATCTGTCCCACACTCACCATTGGCTTTGATGAATTCCCCCGCCTCGCATATCCGGAAAAGTGCTGGCACTGCTGTGCGTGCATAAAGGAGTGTCCGGCCGAGGCGATCAGGCTCAGACTTCCCCCTCACATAGGCGATCAGCGCTACGAGATGCTTGTTAAAGATGAGGGCAAAAGCATGATATTCCAGATCCTGTTTGAAGGAAGGAAAATCGATGAGATGAAAATCCAGGTGAGAAAATGA
- a CDS encoding molybdopterin-synthase adenylyltransferase MoeB: protein MNEEQIKRYARQIIMPEIGVKGQRKLLESKVLVVGAGGLGSPAIQYLAGAGVGHLGIVDGDAVDISNLQRQTIHAGNLGKNKAESAKDFVERLNPDVEVTVYPFHLDPENAREIVRNYDVVLDCTDNFVARFLINDACVIEGVPFVHAAVLRFEGEIMTIVPGETACYRCVFRHAPPPGSVPTCQEAGVIGATVGVLGTLQSVEAIKLLTGIGEPLKNRMLIVDLLTMEFTELKLKKDPECPVCSGKVKDIIPEKYAESCQL, encoded by the coding sequence ATGAACGAGGAGCAGATTAAGAGATATGCAAGACAGATAATAATGCCCGAAATAGGAGTTAAGGGCCAGAGGAAGCTGCTGGAGTCAAAGGTACTGGTGGTTGGGGCCGGTGGACTCGGAAGCCCGGCAATCCAGTATCTTGCCGGGGCTGGCGTCGGCCACCTCGGCATTGTGGACGGTGATGCTGTAGACATATCCAACCTGCAGAGACAGACAATCCACGCAGGAAACCTTGGCAAGAACAAGGCAGAGAGTGCAAAAGATTTCGTCGAAAGGCTCAACCCCGATGTAGAGGTTACGGTGTACCCATTCCACCTTGACCCCGAGAATGCGAGGGAGATAGTCAGAAACTACGATGTCGTGCTGGACTGCACGGACAACTTCGTGGCGAGGTTTCTGATAAACGACGCATGCGTCATAGAAGGAGTACCATTCGTCCACGCAGCCGTGCTGAGGTTCGAGGGAGAGATAATGACGATCGTTCCGGGAGAGACTGCATGCTACAGGTGCGTTTTCAGGCACGCACCCCCTCCGGGAAGCGTTCCAACCTGTCAGGAGGCAGGAGTTATTGGAGCCACGGTCGGCGTTCTCGGGACTCTGCAATCAGTAGAGGCGATCAAACTCCTGACCGGCATCGGAGAACCTCTCAAGAACAGAATGCTCATCGTCGACCTGCTTACCATGGAGTTCACTGAACTCAAGCTGAAGAAGGATCCGGAGTGTCCGGTATGCAGCGGAAAGGTTAAGGACATAATTCCGGAAAAGTACGCGGAGAGCTGTCAGCTATGA
- a CDS encoding sulfate adenylyltransferase, which translates to MIEPHGGRLVKRIADERLREEARELDSISIDRERALDVENIGYGIYSPLEGFLCSNDFESVLWEGRLENGLSWTIPIVLDADVREGESYALKFGDTIVGVIEVEDVYSYDKEEYARQVFKTTDAEHPGVRRVKSFGDRLAGGKVWFIETADNRFSEYFFPPEVTREIFRKWDYVVAFQTRNAPHIGHEYVQKTAVMAVEAYTGKEAGLFINPVIGKKKPGDFRDEVIIEAYRTLIDSYYRKDKTFLGIWKTEMRYAGPREAVLHAIVRQNFGCTHFIVGRDHAGVGSYYKPYEAHEKLMEHDDLKIKPLFFKEFHCCDRCGIISKSVCPHEASNFSGTYVRNCLLNNHRCEYIRDEVLDTVRKFDNPFVVDEST; encoded by the coding sequence ATGATTGAACCGCATGGAGGCAGGCTCGTAAAGAGGATTGCCGATGAAAGGCTCAGAGAGGAGGCAAGGGAGCTGGACAGCATAAGCATAGACAGAGAACGTGCCCTGGATGTTGAAAACATAGGTTATGGCATATACAGCCCTCTTGAAGGGTTTCTATGCTCAAACGATTTCGAATCGGTTTTGTGGGAGGGCAGGCTCGAAAACGGGCTTTCCTGGACGATACCAATAGTGCTTGATGCCGATGTCAGGGAAGGGGAGAGCTACGCTCTGAAGTTCGGAGACACGATTGTCGGTGTCATAGAGGTCGAGGACGTTTACAGCTACGACAAGGAAGAATACGCAAGGCAGGTCTTCAAAACAACCGATGCCGAACATCCTGGCGTGAGGAGGGTTAAATCATTCGGTGACAGGCTCGCAGGGGGAAAGGTCTGGTTCATCGAAACTGCAGATAACAGATTCAGCGAGTATTTCTTCCCGCCCGAAGTTACGAGAGAGATTTTCAGAAAATGGGACTATGTGGTTGCGTTCCAGACGAGAAATGCACCCCACATAGGCCACGAGTACGTGCAGAAGACTGCAGTAATGGCTGTTGAGGCATACACCGGTAAAGAGGCAGGACTGTTCATAAATCCGGTTATCGGGAAGAAGAAACCCGGAGACTTCAGAGATGAGGTCATCATCGAAGCATACAGAACCCTCATCGACAGCTATTACAGAAAGGACAAAACCTTCCTTGGAATCTGGAAAACGGAGATGAGGTATGCCGGGCCAAGGGAGGCTGTGCTGCATGCCATCGTCAGGCAGAACTTCGGATGCACCCACTTCATTGTGGGAAGGGACCATGCAGGTGTGGGCAGCTACTACAAACCATACGAGGCTCATGAGAAGCTGATGGAGCATGACGACCTGAAGATAAAGCCGCTCTTCTTCAAGGAGTTTCACTGCTGTGACAGGTGCGGAATTATCAGCAAGAGTGTCTGTCCGCATGAAGCGAGCAATTTTTCGGGGACGTACGTCAGAAACTGCCTGCTGAACAACCACAGGTGCGAGTACATCAGGGACGAGGTGCTGGACACTGTGAGAAAATTTGATAATCCCTTCGTGGTTGATGAATCAACCTGA
- the thrC gene encoding threonine synthase: MKVTGLRCRICGKEFPPEALYTCDNCFGPLEVKYDWEWIKNRVSREKIEKGPKSLWRYKDFLPVDGEPVDLGAGFTRFIRASNLGEELGLKNLFLIDDSTNPTYSFKDRVVSVAVTKAKEFGMKAVGCASTGNLAGSIAAHAAKARLPAYIFVPRGIEKNKIIQALVHGANVIEVDGTYDDANRIATEVAEEHPDWGFVNINLRPFYAEGSKTLAYEAAERLGWTLPDQVVVPMASGALLCAIYRGFRDLERVGLVDEKDVVFNGSQPHGLPISRAVKLGTRVEPVRKMDTIVHSLAIGNPADGIFAKEIIEKTGGYAEDPVDREAIEGIKLLAKTEGIFTELAGGVTVAGLKKLVEEGRIDRSDVVVAYLTGNGLKTGEAIVDYLDDTLKIRPRLEDFEEVIA, encoded by the coding sequence ATGAAGGTTACAGGACTGAGGTGCAGGATTTGCGGTAAAGAGTTTCCTCCGGAAGCGCTTTACACTTGTGATAACTGTTTCGGCCCGCTCGAGGTAAAATACGACTGGGAGTGGATAAAGAACAGGGTCAGCAGGGAAAAAATCGAGAAGGGTCCAAAATCCCTCTGGAGGTACAAGGACTTCCTTCCGGTTGATGGCGAACCTGTTGACCTCGGTGCGGGATTCACCAGGTTCATCAGGGCGAGTAACTTGGGTGAGGAGCTCGGCCTCAAAAACCTGTTTCTGATAGACGATTCCACGAACCCGACGTACTCGTTCAAGGACAGGGTCGTGAGCGTTGCGGTTACGAAGGCCAAGGAGTTCGGAATGAAGGCCGTCGGATGTGCCTCGACGGGAAACCTTGCGGGCAGCATTGCCGCGCATGCCGCAAAGGCCAGACTGCCGGCATACATTTTCGTCCCGAGGGGTATAGAGAAGAACAAGATAATCCAGGCGCTCGTGCATGGGGCAAACGTGATAGAGGTGGACGGCACTTACGATGACGCGAACAGAATCGCAACTGAGGTTGCTGAGGAGCATCCGGACTGGGGGTTCGTGAACATAAACCTGAGGCCGTTCTATGCAGAGGGCAGCAAGACCCTTGCTTACGAAGCTGCTGAAAGGCTCGGATGGACACTTCCGGATCAGGTTGTTGTCCCGATGGCGTCGGGAGCGTTGCTGTGCGCAATATACAGGGGATTCAGAGACCTTGAGAGGGTTGGGCTGGTCGATGAGAAGGATGTGGTGTTCAACGGCTCCCAGCCCCACGGACTGCCAATATCCAGAGCCGTGAAGCTTGGAACCAGGGTTGAACCGGTGAGGAAGATGGACACGATCGTCCACAGCCTTGCAATAGGCAACCCGGCTGACGGCATATTCGCCAAGGAAATCATCGAAAAAACGGGCGGGTATGCCGAAGATCCGGTGGACAGGGAGGCCATCGAGGGCATCAAACTGCTCGCAAAAACGGAGGGCATTTTCACCGAGCTTGCGGGCGGCGTTACGGTTGCGGGGTTGAAGAAGCTTGTTGAGGAAGGCAGAATAGACAGGAGCGATGTTGTTGTTGCTTACCTGACAGGAAACGGTCTCAAGACCGGAGAGGCCATAGTGGATTATCTCGACGATACGCTCAAGATAAGACCGAGACTTGAAGATTTCGAGGAGGTGATAGCATGA
- a CDS encoding sulfurtransferase TusA family protein, with product MELKLKQIEDGVFELDVRGNACPFPQIYTELALKKIGDARLEVITDNPPSARDLPIVLKKRGYQVESEKEGDHWRIKIWK from the coding sequence ATGGAACTGAAACTGAAACAGATTGAAGACGGAGTTTTTGAGCTTGACGTCAGGGGCAATGCATGCCCGTTCCCGCAGATATACACGGAGCTTGCCCTGAAAAAAATCGGAGATGCGAGGCTTGAGGTCATCACGGACAATCCTCCATCGGCCAGAGATTTACCAATCGTTCTCAAAAAAAGAGGATACCAGGTGGAATCCGAAAAAGAGGGTGATCACTGGAGGATAAAGATATGGAAATAA
- a CDS encoding sulfurtransferase TusA family protein — protein MKKLDLRGEVCPFTFVKTKVALEDMESGETLEVIFDHEPAIRDVPRSVQAEGHEVLSIEKIGEDEWKIVIRKK, from the coding sequence ATGAAAAAGCTCGATCTGAGAGGAGAGGTCTGCCCATTCACGTTCGTCAAAACCAAGGTGGCACTCGAGGACATGGAGAGCGGGGAGACTCTGGAAGTGATATTCGATCACGAACCAGCAATCAGAGACGTGCCCAGAAGCGTCCAGGCAGAGGGACACGAGGTGCTTTCAATCGAGAAGATTGGCGAGGACGAGTGGAAGATCGTGATAAGGAAAAAGTAG
- a CDS encoding ubiquitin-like small modifier protein 1 — protein MIRVKFPTVFVQITGKRRIEVDGVTTVSQLLEKLFEDYPQLKERLIKDGDLSPFINIFVNGEDIRFLNGLDTEIKGGDEVAFIPAISGG, from the coding sequence ATGATCAGGGTGAAGTTCCCAACCGTTTTCGTGCAGATAACCGGTAAGAGGAGAATCGAGGTGGATGGTGTTACCACAGTATCCCAGCTTCTCGAAAAGCTCTTCGAGGATTATCCCCAGCTGAAAGAAAGACTCATAAAGGATGGAGACCTAAGTCCATTCATAAACATATTCGTGAACGGAGAAGATATCAGGTTCCTGAACGGTCTGGATACGGAAATCAAGGGCGGCGACGAGGTCGCATTCATACCCGCAATATCAGGAGGTTGA
- a CDS encoding FAD-binding protein, protein MEIINTELAIIGGGTAGCMASYEANKKGIENLIIEKASIRRSGCLAPGVNAIYSYLHEGEKPEDYYEFVKHQGMGLARRDLALTLIKETPYAVEILEKYGLPVLHERQGRFGMRIYGEHIKPILADIARDSTENIIERAYPFELAVENGEVAGVYVYDFKNDETFFVRAKSVLIATGGASGLYMNYTVPWYPPSNAGTGYSLAIRAGAEIEGFEFRFIPPRIKDVNSPIGVTAVGFKAPLRNSEGQEFMKEKFAEYGGEGSPIALRALGPIREYAEGRFPVYIDTSEITDEQKERLLRLYLNAWPLFYLFINARGIDLKEKLLEVMPCEPYISGSHTVAGIWVNEDRMTSIKYLLAAGDAAGGVPLKHVGGALAEGIIAARTASRTKRANDLKPEERIPEFGDYSWKDAEERMKFVLEHYAGGLSRYYIYNEQSARIALAEVNKLLTLKLGGDRLRCLETRDRLVTAKTMLHHMIERRETRMPPFQMRSDYPEWSNSNYLLVSRLENGEIAYRRDYT, encoded by the coding sequence ATGGAAATAATCAACACTGAACTCGCGATAATAGGCGGTGGAACAGCGGGCTGCATGGCAAGTTATGAGGCAAATAAGAAAGGAATTGAAAATCTCATAATAGAAAAGGCCAGCATAAGGAGGAGCGGGTGTCTCGCCCCGGGTGTCAATGCGATATATTCCTACCTCCACGAGGGTGAAAAACCGGAGGATTATTACGAGTTCGTGAAACATCAGGGAATGGGTCTTGCGAGGAGAGACCTTGCCCTGACCCTCATTAAAGAGACCCCCTACGCCGTCGAGATTCTGGAAAAATACGGTCTTCCCGTTCTCCATGAAAGGCAGGGAAGATTCGGGATGAGAATTTACGGAGAGCATATAAAGCCAATTCTCGCAGATATAGCGAGGGACAGCACGGAAAACATAATTGAAAGAGCATATCCATTCGAGCTTGCCGTTGAGAATGGCGAGGTTGCGGGAGTTTATGTTTACGATTTCAAAAACGACGAGACATTTTTCGTGAGAGCAAAATCTGTGCTGATCGCAACCGGAGGGGCGAGCGGGCTGTACATGAATTACACTGTTCCATGGTATCCCCCGTCAAACGCCGGAACGGGATACTCCCTGGCAATAAGGGCCGGGGCAGAGATAGAGGGTTTCGAGTTCAGATTCATTCCACCGAGAATAAAGGACGTGAACAGCCCAATAGGTGTTACCGCCGTTGGCTTCAAGGCACCTCTCAGAAATTCAGAAGGACAGGAGTTCATGAAGGAGAAGTTTGCGGAGTACGGCGGTGAGGGGTCGCCAATAGCTCTGAGAGCCTTAGGGCCGATAAGAGAGTACGCTGAGGGCAGGTTTCCTGTATACATAGACACCTCAGAGATAACGGACGAGCAGAAGGAAAGGCTTCTCAGGCTGTACCTCAACGCCTGGCCCCTGTTCTACCTGTTCATAAACGCCAGGGGTATAGACCTTAAGGAGAAACTCCTCGAGGTCATGCCATGCGAGCCATACATCTCAGGCTCACACACGGTTGCAGGGATATGGGTTAACGAGGACAGGATGACATCGATCAAATACCTGCTCGCTGCCGGAGATGCTGCCGGCGGGGTTCCCCTGAAACACGTTGGAGGGGCTCTGGCTGAGGGGATAATAGCCGCGAGAACTGCATCCAGAACGAAAAGAGCAAACGACCTCAAACCGGAGGAGAGAATTCCTGAATTTGGAGATTACAGCTGGAAGGATGCGGAGGAGAGGATGAAGTTCGTTCTGGAGCATTATGCGGGAGGTCTTTCCCGATATTACATATACAACGAACAGTCAGCAAGAATCGCTCTCGCAGAGGTGAACAAACTTCTGACGCTGAAGCTCGGAGGAGACAGGCTCAGATGCTTGGAAACCCGCGACAGGCTTGTGACGGCAAAGACAATGCTCCACCACATGATCGAAAGAAGAGAGACGAGAATGCCGCCGTTCCAGATGAGGAGCGATTATCCCGAATGGAGTAACTCGAACTACCTTCTCGTATCCAGACTCGAGAATGGAGAGATCGCTTACAGGAGGGATTACACATGA
- a CDS encoding DsrE family protein, whose product MISIIVHSGEWDRIYHAFSMASTYSALGEKVSIFLTYWAIDTVVRDTAETGDERKDDIIKKAMDSGKMKSLGEMIELGKQFGNVEIVVCSGSLDILGYSENDLPEWVDRVGGLAEQLMTGEKVIFI is encoded by the coding sequence ATGATCAGCATAATCGTTCACAGCGGTGAGTGGGACCGAATATACCATGCGTTCAGCATGGCATCGACCTATTCAGCTTTGGGAGAGAAAGTTTCCATTTTTCTCACGTACTGGGCAATCGACACGGTTGTCAGAGACACTGCAGAGACCGGCGATGAGAGAAAGGACGATATCATAAAAAAGGCGATGGATTCCGGTAAAATGAAATCACTTGGAGAGATGATCGAGCTTGGAAAGCAGTTCGGGAATGTGGAAATCGTAGTCTGCAGCGGAAGCCTGGACATTCTCGGATACAGCGAGAATGATCTGCCCGAGTGGGTTGACAGAGTTGGGGGGCTTGCGGAGCAGCTTATGACCGGTGAGAAAGTCATCTTCATCTGA